TTTCAAGCATGCCCTTCGCAATGCCCTTCTGCCGGTGATTACTCTTGTAGGGAGTTCGCTCCCCTTTATTTTCAGCGGAGCCTTGTTTATTGAGGTTATCTTTGCTTTTCCGGGTATGGGTCGCGTTACGGTAGAGGCAATTTTTGCAAGGGATTATCCACTCATTATCGCCAATACCTTTATTTCCGGTTCTCTGATTGTACTGGGTAATCTGATTGCCGATGTCTTGTATGCCGTTGCAGACCCACGGATAAAGCTTTGAGGGCATTGATTCCTATGACCGTTCAACCTCTAATATTTTCTCTTTGAGAATAGAGCTGCTCAATACACCTCCTGATGCCAGTGAAACACGGATTGAGGAGCAGATACGTCCACTCCGTATGGATGCTTTTGCTGGTCAGCAACGGCTTACCGATAATTTGAGAGTTTTTATTTCTGCGGCAAAAATGCGGGGCGAAGCGTTGGACCATGTTTTGTTGTCTGGCCCTCCAGGGCTTGGCAAAACGACGCTTGCTTACATTATTGCTTCTGAAATGGGGAGCAGCATCAAGTCAACGTCGGGTCCTCTGCTCGACAAGGCGGGAAATCTTGCGGGGCTACTGACCGGGCTGCAGAAGGGGGATGTGCTCTTTATTGATGAAATTCATCGGATGCCACCGACGGTTGAGGAGTATCTGTACTCAGCAATGGAAGATTTTCGCATTGATATCATGCTCGACAGTGGACCCTCTGCAAGGGCGGTACAGTTACGTATTGAGCCCTTTACCCTTGTTGGAGCCACGACACGTTCCGGTCTTCTGACCTCGCCCCTCAGGGCACGATTTGGTATTAACAGCCGTTTCGACTACTATGCTCCGGAACTTCTGGAAGGAATTATCAGAAGAGCTTCGACCATTCTTGGTATTGGCATTGATGCTGAAGCCGCATCAGAAATTGCCGGACGTTCACGGGGCACTCCCCGTATAGCCAATCGGTTGCTCCGCCGTGCACGTGATTTTGCACAGGTGGATGGCGAATCGTTTATAAGCCGCTCTATAGCCATGAAGACTCTTGACTGTCTTGAAATTGATGAGGAGGGTCTTGATGATATGGATAAAAAAATCATGGAGACCATTGTCAATAAATTTAATGGAGGACCGGTTGGTATAGCTTCTCTTGCGGTCTCGGTAGGGGAGGAGCAGGATACTATCGAAGAGGTTTATGAGCCCTATCTTATCCAGGCAGGTTATCTGACAAGAACAACACGAGGCCGGGTTGCTACCCGGCAGGCGCTTATCCGTTTTTCAACTGCTTCTGAAAGAGATGAAATTTCTTTGTTTGATGCGCAGCCGACTTCCTGAGTTATTGGTAGCCCGACCTCTCCGGGTGAGCGTCAGCTCTTTTCTGCATATGGCGGCAATTTCCTCTGTTCTTCTCTTTTCGGGCTGTGCATCCTCCAAACCTGTGCTTTCTGGCAGTACCGTGCCGGATTCTGTTGTTGAAGCTTCAAAAAGAGAGTTCGTTGCTGCGTCACTGAAAAGTGCAAAAGGGGACTATCGTGAGGCAGTCGAGCGTTACCGGAAGCTGCTTCACGATCAACCCTCAAATGCTGCGATCCATTATGCACTCTCGAAAGCATGGGTCGCTCTTGGAGTTCCCGATTCTGCCCGTCTGTACAGTGAAAAAAGTGTTTTGCTCAATCCTCGCAACAAGTACTATACAGCTTTTCTTGCCTTTCTCTCTCATCAGATGCATGATTACGGTCGCGCAGCCGAACTCTATCGGCAACTCGCCGTTCTTGATCCGGGCAGCACGGAACCACTTACAAGCCTTGCTCTGGAGTATCTTGCAGTCGATCAACCTGAAAAATCCCTCGCTGTTTTTCAGGAAATTTTGGCACGGGATCCAAAGAATGAGGATGCTCTGGTGCAAATGCTCTTTGTGGAAATAAAGCTCACACACTACCAGGAAGCGATAGCTACCGTGAAGGAGCTTATTGGGCAAAGCGACAGCAAAGAGAAGTTGCATCTTACCCTTGGGGAGCTTTATCTGCAGACCCGTCAGTATGGCCTTGCCTCCAGGACATTCAGGGAGCTTCTCAAGTCGAATCCCGGTTCCGTTTCGGCATGGCTGGCGTTGTTCGAGGTCTCTGTCCAGTCCGCAAACCATACCGCTTTCCTTGAAGATCTCAACCGGTTTTACAATACCAATAACGTAAATCTTCAGAAAAAGATAGAGCTTGCGAAACTTTTTCTTGTCCGTGCGTCAAGAGAGAGTTCCTTTGTTGATCCTGCGTTCGTCATGATTGGCGAAATGAACCGACGCCATCCCGGCAATGGTCAGATTTATGCGCTTCGTGGCATGGCTCGGTTACAAAAGCGGGATGTGGCGGCTGCGGTGATCGATTACAGGAAGGCTCTTCTTCTTGAGCCTGGCAGTATCGAAATATTGGAGGAGCTTGTTGCTCTCCATCTCATGAGGAAAGAGTATCGGCAGGCAGGGGAGATACTCTACAAGGCTAAAAAAAGGTTTCCTGTTCTGACTTTCAGGCTTCAGGTACAGGAGGGTGAACTGCTCTTTCAGACAGGAAAGATCAAAAAGGCAGCACTCTTGCTTGAAAAGGTGTTGTTGACGAAAGGTGCGCAAAAGGAGAAAGCTCTCTACCTCCAGGCATCTGGCACGCTCGCCTTTTGCTATGACACTCTTGGTTTTACTGATAAAAGTATTCTTCTCTACAAGAGCATTCTTGAACGGGAGCCTGATAACCTTCTTATGATGAATAACCTCGCTTATATTCTCGCTGTGGCGGGAAGAGAGCTGCCGAGGGCCAAAGAGCTTGCTTTGAAGGTGGTTGAGGCTGAACCGGCCAATGCTGGTTATCACGATACGCTTGGCTGGGTGCTGTTCAGGTTGGAAGAGTATGAACGTGCAAGGGAGATTCTGGAAAAAGCAGTTGGGCTGGATCCTCTTGAGGCTGAAATAGCAGATCATCTCAGTCAGGTTTATGAGAAACTTGGAAACCTTGACAAAGCCCTTGAGCTGAAGAAAAAGGCTGCACGCCTGAAAGCCAGGTAGTGTTATCCGATCCGGGAGTGCGTTTTGAGCGCAGGAATGGGTTTGTGGTATAAGCAGAAATGAAAAACGACGGTATGGAACCGTCGTTTTTCATTTCTCTTGATTTCAGGGCAGGAGCTTGTTATTTAAGCTCATCAAAGGGGCGTGCTGCAAGATATTCGTAATGGGCCCAGCGAGCATCTACCTCTTTCTGGATTGCTGCGTAGTACTCTTTGGCAAGTACCGGATTGCTCTTTTTGAGCATCCGGAAGCGGTTTTCCATATCAAGGAATTGGGCAACCGGTATCTTTGGCTTCTTCGAATCAAGTATCAGCGGATTTTTTCCTTCAAGCAAACGTTCCGGATTGTAGCGGTAGAGTATCCAGTGGCCGGAATCAACCGCAGCTTTCTGATTCTCAAGAGCGGTAGACATGTTGATACCGTGGGCGATACAGTGCGAATAGGCGATTATGATTGAAGGCCCGTTGTAGGCTTCGGCTTCAATGAACGCTTTCAGCGTCTGTTCATCCCTGGCTCCAAGGGCCACTGATGCAACATAGGCATTTCCGTAACTCATCGAAATCAGGCCAAGATCTTTTTTCGTTACCGCCCTTCCTGCGGTTGCAAATTTCGCTACCGCAGCCTTCGGTGTTGCTTTTGACGCCTGTCCTCCCGTGTTTGAGTAGACTTCGGTATCAAGCACCAGAAGGTTGACATTTTTGTCACCAGCCGTTATGTGATCTACGCCGCCATAGCCAATATCATAGGCCCATCCATCGCCGCCGACGGCCCAGACACTCTTTTTGACAAGCATATCGGCTACCGAGAGCAGGTTCTTTGCATCAGACGAATCCATCTGACGGAGTTTATCCTTGAGGATTGCAACCCGTTTTCTCTGTTCAAAAATTTCAGGCTCATTGATTTCACTGGCCTCAAGAAGTTCTGTCGTCAGCGTATCACCAATTTGTGAAGCGAGGCGCTGCAGAAGCTCACGAGCATATTCCCGCTGCTTGTCGATGGAGATCCTGAAACCAAGTGAAAATTCAGCGGTATCTTCAAAGAGCGAGTTGGACCATGTCGGGCCACGACCGTCCGAATTTTTGGTATAGGGGGTAGTGGGGAGGTTTCCACCGTAAATTGATGAACATCCTGTTGCATTGCCAACCACCAGACGGTCACCGAATAATTGGGTCATCAGCTTGACGTAGGGGGTCTCACCGCAACCAGAGCAGGCTCCTGAAAATTCGAAGAGTGGCTCCTGAAGTTGCTGTTCCTTGACCAGTCGGGTGTTGATCTTGTTCCTGTCATATTCAGGAATATTAAGGTAGTAGTTCCAGTTGTCAACCTCGGTTTCACGAAGTGAGGATTGCTCATGCATGTTGAGCGCTTTTCTTCCAGGGTTGTTTTTATCCCTTCCAGGACAGACATGGATGCAGATTTCGCATCCCGTACAGTCTTCCGGGGCGATCTGGATGGTATATTTCATCCCTTCCCAGTTCGCGCCCTTTGCTTCAGTGGATTTAAAGGTACGTGGTGCATTATCGAGATACTTCGGATCGTAGACCTTGGCGCGGATTGCAGCATGGGGACATACA
The DNA window shown above is from Pelodictyon phaeoclathratiforme BU-1 and carries:
- the ruvB gene encoding Holliday junction branch migration DNA helicase RuvB; the protein is MRIELLNTPPDASETRIEEQIRPLRMDAFAGQQRLTDNLRVFISAAKMRGEALDHVLLSGPPGLGKTTLAYIIASEMGSSIKSTSGPLLDKAGNLAGLLTGLQKGDVLFIDEIHRMPPTVEEYLYSAMEDFRIDIMLDSGPSARAVQLRIEPFTLVGATTRSGLLTSPLRARFGINSRFDYYAPELLEGIIRRASTILGIGIDAEAASEIAGRSRGTPRIANRLLRRARDFAQVDGESFISRSIAMKTLDCLEIDEEGLDDMDKKIMETIVNKFNGGPVGIASLAVSVGEEQDTIEEVYEPYLIQAGYLTRTTRGRVATRQALIRFSTASERDEISLFDAQPTS
- a CDS encoding tetratricopeptide repeat protein, with translation MKFLCLMRSRLPELLVARPLRVSVSSFLHMAAISSVLLFSGCASSKPVLSGSTVPDSVVEASKREFVAASLKSAKGDYREAVERYRKLLHDQPSNAAIHYALSKAWVALGVPDSARLYSEKSVLLNPRNKYYTAFLAFLSHQMHDYGRAAELYRQLAVLDPGSTEPLTSLALEYLAVDQPEKSLAVFQEILARDPKNEDALVQMLFVEIKLTHYQEAIATVKELIGQSDSKEKLHLTLGELYLQTRQYGLASRTFRELLKSNPGSVSAWLALFEVSVQSANHTAFLEDLNRFYNTNNVNLQKKIELAKLFLVRASRESSFVDPAFVMIGEMNRRHPGNGQIYALRGMARLQKRDVAAAVIDYRKALLLEPGSIEILEELVALHLMRKEYRQAGEILYKAKKRFPVLTFRLQVQEGELLFQTGKIKKAALLLEKVLLTKGAQKEKALYLQASGTLAFCYDTLGFTDKSILLYKSILEREPDNLLMMNNLAYILAVAGRELPRAKELALKVVEAEPANAGYHDTLGWVLFRLEEYERAREILEKAVGLDPLEAEIADHLSQVYEKLGNLDKALELKKKAARLKAR